In a single window of the Verrucomicrobiota bacterium genome:
- a CDS encoding DNA gyrase subunit A, with product TFGAILLALDHGQPRVMALKELFETYVQHRREVILRRTAHDLKKAEARAHILEGYKLALKHLDEIVKIIRASSNRDEARGKLITKFAFTEIQANAILDLRLYQLTGLERDKIDEEYKEIIKKIAYYKSILASDELVRQLIKEDLDEIHTKYGDPRRTDIVEAEEDFDAEDLIPDEACIITISHAGYIKRVPVGTYRAQRRGGKGVAGMETREEDFVEHLFTATTHDYILVFTEQGRCYWLKVYEVPTGGRTSRGKAIVNLVNMTSDEKIAGLIRVRDLAADRSILMATERGTIKKTHLGEFANPRAGGIISINVDEGDRLISIKLTSGHDEVVIVTRQGMSIRFPEGDARLMGRATRGVRGISLGKKNDAVIGMEIVDPRASLLVVSEKGYGKRTSFDDYRVQARGGKGIITMRTTERNGVVVAALSVRDNDDLMVMTAAGQTIRMPVKDIRVIGRATQGVRLMKIEDENEISDVARIMSDEEDGARKPRTLAEADAESAGEAPAAEDEEPEDEADETEAADEEEASDEEGEDNE from the coding sequence CCTCGAGGGCTACAAGCTCGCGCTCAAGCACCTCGATGAGATCGTCAAGATCATCCGCGCGTCGTCGAACCGCGACGAGGCGCGGGGGAAACTCATCACCAAGTTTGCCTTCACCGAGATCCAGGCGAACGCCATCCTTGACCTGCGCCTGTATCAGCTCACCGGCCTCGAGCGCGACAAGATCGACGAGGAGTACAAGGAGATCATCAAGAAGATCGCCTACTACAAGTCGATCCTCGCGAGCGACGAGCTCGTGCGCCAGCTCATCAAGGAAGACCTCGATGAGATTCATACCAAGTACGGCGACCCGCGCCGCACCGACATCGTCGAGGCCGAGGAGGACTTCGATGCCGAGGACCTCATCCCCGATGAGGCGTGCATTATCACGATCAGCCACGCCGGCTACATCAAGCGCGTGCCCGTCGGCACCTACCGCGCCCAGCGCCGCGGCGGCAAGGGCGTCGCCGGCATGGAAACGCGCGAGGAGGACTTTGTCGAGCACCTCTTCACCGCGACGACGCACGACTACATCCTCGTGTTCACCGAGCAGGGCCGCTGCTACTGGCTCAAGGTCTACGAGGTGCCGACCGGCGGCCGCACCTCGCGCGGCAAGGCGATCGTCAACCTCGTCAACATGACAAGCGACGAGAAGATCGCCGGCTTGATCCGCGTGCGCGACCTCGCGGCTGACCGGAGCATCCTCATGGCCACCGAGCGCGGCACGATCAAGAAGACGCACCTCGGCGAGTTCGCCAATCCCCGCGCGGGCGGCATCATCTCCATCAACGTTGATGAGGGCGACCGGCTCATTTCGATCAAGCTGACCTCCGGCCACGACGAGGTTGTCATCGTTACACGTCAGGGCATGTCGATCCGGTTCCCCGAGGGCGATGCCCGGCTCATGGGCCGCGCGACGCGCGGCGTGCGCGGCATCTCGCTCGGCAAGAAGAACGACGCCGTGATCGGCATGGAGATCGTCGATCCGCGCGCCTCGCTGCTCGTTGTGAGCGAGAAGGGCTACGGCAAGCGCACGTCGTTCGACGACTACCGCGTTCAGGCGCGCGGCGGCAAGGGCATCATCACCATGCGTACCACCGAGCGCAACGGCGTCGTCGTCGCCGCGCTCAGCGTGCGCGACAACGACGACCTCATGGTCATGACCGCCGCCGGGCAGACGATCCGCATGCCGGTCAAGGACATCCGCGTCATCGGCCGCGCCACCCAAGGCGTGCGCCTCATGAAGATCGAGGACGAGAACGAGATCAGCGACGTCGCCCGCATCATGTCCGACGAGGAAGACGGAGCGCGCAAACCGCGTACGCTTGCCGAAGCCGACGCCGAGTCCGCCGGCGAGGCGCCGGCCGCCGAAGACGAGGAGCCGGAAGACGAGGCGGACGAGACAGAGGCCGCTGACGAAGAAGAAGCCTCGGACGAAGAAGGCGAGGACAACGAGTAG
- a CDS encoding DoxX family protein: MYEQPRQKTEKTASVVSLLIRLVVGVVLLFAGINKLITIIGGTVGYGTFIQNFVDGVKGTWAYNWPFRAFMYAFFALLPWLETGLGLTICIGYKTRIVLIAAAVLLGHLMFGMILQGNHVVVANNSQYVVYAAIAYYFATQGNRYSLDALLRKS, encoded by the coding sequence ATGTATGAGCAACCCAGACAGAAGACGGAGAAGACCGCGTCGGTCGTCTCGCTGCTGATCCGGCTTGTCGTGGGCGTTGTGCTGCTGTTTGCCGGGATCAACAAGCTCATCACGATCATCGGCGGCACGGTCGGCTACGGCACGTTCATTCAGAACTTCGTAGACGGCGTCAAGGGCACGTGGGCGTACAACTGGCCGTTCCGCGCGTTCATGTACGCGTTCTTCGCCCTGTTGCCGTGGCTCGAGACGGGGCTGGGACTCACCATCTGCATCGGCTACAAGACGCGCATCGTGCTCATCGCCGCCGCCGTGCTGCTCGGCCACCTCATGTTCGGCATGATCCTCCAGGGCAACCACGTCGTCGTCGCCAACAACAGCCAGTACGTCGTCTACGCCGCCATCGCCTACTACTTCGCCACCCAAGGCAACCGCTACTCCCTCGACGCCCTGCTGAGGAAGTCATAA